CAACTGTAAGTGTAACATTGTAGCTACCTTCAATGATATTTGGAAAATCATGAGATGGATTTGTAGCCGTTGAACCGGATGAGCCATCACCAAAATCCCAATTCCAAGATACAATAGGAAAGGTGGAGGTGGACTGATCTGTGAAGTTTACAGTCGGTTCCAATATTGTTGCCGGATTCGGTGAAGCTGTAAATTCAGCGACCGGATTTGCAAATACAGTAATATAATTCAAATACGAATCGGTAGATGTACATCCGCCCAAGGAAGATGTAACCGTTAAACCAACAGTAAATAATGCATCGGTTGTGCCTGAATTGGAATAACAATGTAATGGAGGATTTTGACCTATAAACGTTGTTCCATCTCCAAATGACCAATTCCAATTGGTAATCGTACCACCTGCTACCGTAGACGCATCTGTGAAGATTACACATACTGGTGAGCATCCTGAAAGAATATCACCACTGAAGGTAACAACGGGTAAAGGAAGCACTGTTACTATAACTGTTGCCGTTACTGCTGGTGAACATCCATCTGTTACGGTTACAGTATAAGTTGTAGTTGTTGCTGGTGATGCCGAAGGGTTCGAAATGGCAGGATTACTCAAGCCAGTTGCAGGCGACCATGAATAAACATAAGGTCCACCTGACCCATTTGATCCTGTTGCAGAAATCGGTGCAGATGCACCCGGACAAATTGAAACAGCTGGTGATACAATTACTGATAAAGGAGGATTTACAGTTACTGTAACATTCACAGGAGCTGCCGCACAGCCGTTTACATCTGTTGCATTTACAGTATAGATTGTTGTTGCAACTGGTGATGCATTTGGATTGGCAATGTTAGTAAAATCCAATCCGGTAGCCGGACTCCAAGTATATGCATATGGTCCACCATTTCCGCCAGAAGCAGACGCAACCAAATTTGTGGTACCGCCAAAACAAATAGTCGGAGAAACGATAGGAGCAATCACAACGATACTTGGTTCTGTAATTGTTGCGGTAGTGGTAGCCGTACATCCGTTTGCATCAGTAATAGTACAAGTATACGTTCCAGCGCATAAGCCAGTAGCAGTTGCTGTAGCCTGAACAGGAACCGTGTTCCATGAAAAAGCGTATCCGCCACCAATTGTTCCACCATTTCCAGCTGCAGTCGCTGTTCCATCACAAACGCCATTACATGTAGTTGGTGTGGATGCTGTTATTGATGCAGTTAATAATGTAGGTTCGATAACGGTTGCTGTTCCTGAGGATGTACAACCCCATGAATCCGTAACGGTAACGGTATAGGTTCCAATGCAAAGCGGACTGCAGGAAGCTGCAGCACATCCGGATGACCACGCGTAAGAATAAGCTGGTGTTCCACCAGCCGGAATCACTATGGTTTGCCCGTTACAAGCACCATTACAAGTCACATCAATCCCAGCAATTGCCAATGTTATTTCAGGGTCAGAATAAATCGTTACATCATCCGTTCCAACGCATCCACCCGGATCAGTAATTGTCACTGTATAGGTTGTGGTAGTAGCCGGATTGGCAACGGGGTTAGAGATTGCCGTGTTGCTTAATCCTGCAGCTGGAGCCCATGAATATGTGTAGCCAGCACCGGTTGGTGTTGCATTTAAAGTGGTATTTCCACCAAAACAAATGGTGTCATCCAATCCTGCGTTTACAATTAAACCAGGAGCAATAGTAACTGTAACCGGTGTTAGTGGACTCGTACAGCCAAGTATAGTTGTTTGCACATAGTACGTTGTATTTGCTGTTAAAACGGGTGTTGTAAAACTAGCACCAGTAAATAATAATGTTCCACCAGGAGCATTAAACCACTCGTAGGTTCCGCCAGGTGCGGTTGCAGTAAGGGTTGTTGAATTATTTGTACAAATAGAAGTTCCCAAAGCTGTTGGAGCAACAGGTGTAGGATTTACAGTTATGGTATATGTATTAGGCGTTCCTAAACATCCTGCAACAGTTGGTGTTACCGTTATCGTTGCTGTTATTGGTGCTGCTCCTAAATTTGTAGCGGTGAACGCAGGAGTATTTCCAACACCGGATGCAGCCAAGCCAATTGCGGTATTTGAATTTGTCCATGTAAATGTTCCTCCCGCAGGAGTACTCGAATAGGCAGAAGCGCCAATATTCGCCCCATTACAAACGGTCATATTCGCGGGTACCGTAACGGTAGGTGGAGGGTTGATGACAACCACCACTGTGGATGATGCAGTACATCCACCTGAAGTTGCAACAACGGTATATGTTCCAGCAGCTAATGCAGTAACACTTGCGATGCTTGGATTTTGTAATGCTGATGCAAACGCATTTGGACCTGTCCACGCGTAGGTTGCTCCTGCAACTGTTGTTGCTGTTAAATTCAATGTAGATCCGATACAAACCGGACTGTTACTTCCAGCTGTTGGAGTAGCGATTACACCACCGCCTGCAGTTACTGTTACAGTGTTTGTAACTTCACAACTTAATGCTGTATTTAAAATGGTTACGGTATATGTTCCGGGTAATAATCCTGTTGCAGTGTTTGCACCTGCAACCCCGGATGTGCTTGATACAACTGTTCCAACAGAGTTGGTCCACTCATAATTGTATGGTCCAGAAACGCCAACAGGAGTTGCTGTTGCTGTTCCATCATTTCCTACACAAGTTGTTGGTGTGGAAGCCATCGTAGGAATACAACATGCTCCAACAGCCGGTAATACAGAAGCAGGATCATCCAAACAACCTAAACTGCTCCATGAACCGGATTCACCATCACCAGTAGTATTCACTGTTACGCTTAAGTTTGAGCCAGGTGCACATCCATTAGCTACAGCAATCGTAAAACAAAAATTCCAAGTGCCGGCACCTAAAACTCCAGTACAATTATCTCCGAAATTATCTCCCGGATTTGTTCCTGCATCTGGTGTGTCAAAATAAAATCCAGGTCCAAATGTTGTTCCTGTTGCGGAAGATGTACATCCTGCAGGATAATAAGCCCAAGTACCACCTGCTGGTGTAGTTTGGCAAGCAGCAGGTGGAGTGGTTGTTAATGATGCTAAGTTCCATCCTGATCCAAAGGTTAATTGTACTCCATGTAACCAGTTGGTATTAATTTGTGTGTACTGACTGATATGATAACAGAAAGAAACAACTTGTCCGGGATTATACATTCCATTTACCGGAAGAGGTGTTGCAGTATAAGTAGTAGCATTAATACAATCAGAGCAATCTTTATTGTTTCTGATGATCATGTTGAATGTCCCTGTTTCTCCCGTTGCTCCACTTACTTGGATATAATAGGTTGTGCCAATCACCATTTGTTCAACGGTAAGTGTAACTGTTCCACCGGAACCAACAGCGCAACCTCCAACGCCTCCACCCAATGCTCCACAAGTTCCGGAGTACATGGCAATATTAGGTGTTGCAAAAGTTGAATTGATTGTAATCACTGCTTGATAGCTACTTGCGGTAAAAGAATACCAAACATCATTTGCGGGAACAGCCATTGTTCCTCCAGCACATCCGGGTTGATAAACGTAAGGACTGGCCGGAGTGGCTCCTACTAATGTTCCAGGGATGGTCATGGTTGCACCAAGCTGAGGTGCTGTTCCGGCACAAGCTGCCGGTGCTGGAAGTGTACCAATGTTTTGTGCTGTAGCACACTCATCATTTGCCGGTTGAGCAAATGCTTCCTTGCTATAAAAGCTAACCAGTAAAGTTAGTAAAAGAATAATTTTTTTCATTTTGTATGAGAGAGAGTTTAAGAGAGTTTCTTGGCTTAGTGATATTTTGATTTTGTATGGTGTTCTTCCATAATAAAATTATTCGGACCCAATGAAAAGACAGGAACATCTCTGTCAGCTGAAAAGTTTTCAGGATATTCTGAAAGATTTAATGTGTGAAGACTTGCATTGATTTCTGTTGCTGAAAACAATTCAACTTTAACACCACTTGTAAACTCAATTGTATAACGCGAGTTTTTTAGTCGGTGATATTTCATATTCGAATTGTTCAATGCTAAAATATAAGGCTGGATATCTGTTACAGTTCCATTACTAGTAATGGTATAGGTTTGATCTTGTATTTCTTGTCCTTTTATTACCATGCAAAAAGATAATCCTAAAAACAAGAAGAGAGATTTTAGTAAGATGTTCGTTTTCATTTGATTATGTATAAAAATTGATTTTTACGAAGTAAGTGAATTTTTTTTTGGAAAGCAAACTCACCTGCTAAAGGTAATTAGATTTTATTAGTACTTATTCGCTTATAAGGATGTCAAAATCAGAGAAATAGTTGCATGTTCTCGAATTAAAAAAGCCCCGCTACAATTAGTTGTAGCGGGGCTTTTTGTGCCGATGAATTTGTGAAAATTATTTCACAATGGTTACCGTGCCTGTGTATTTATGCTTTTTGTCTTTGTGATCACTTATTTTCACTACATAAACGTAAACATCTTCTTCTGCTATTTCTTTTCCATGATTCGCAATTCCATCCCAATGTTTATTAATATCGTCTGCGAAGAAAATTAAATTTCCCCAGCGATCATAAATTAATAATTCATATTTTTTGATGTAATCACCTTTTCCATAGAATTCGTCATTGATTCCATCGCCATTCGGAGAGAATGCATTTGGAATAAAGAATGTGAATTCAGGATCTATAATGATGCATATTTGTGTGTTGTCGATACACCCAAAATTTGTTGTAACAGCAAGTGACGCACAATAGGTTCCTGCTTCGGTGAAGGTATGTGTTGGATTTTGTAAGCTACTCGTGCTGTCTGTTCCTGCAAATGGATCCCCGAAATTCCAATGCCATCCAGTGATCGCACCTGTAGCTACACTTGAATTGTCGACATAACTCACATCAGGATTAAGAATACTACTTGACAAAGGTGCCGTAAAATCTGCTATAGGATTTGGATGCACAGTGATGTATCCAAGCACAGTACTTGTAGAACTACAACCACCTAATGTAGAAGTAACGGATAAGGTCACGTTGTAACTACCGGCAGCTGCATAACAATTAGTAGGTGTAGGCAAGGTGCTGGTGTTCCCATCTCCAAAATCCCAATTCCAAGTTGCAATAGCTCCACCTGCAACGGTTGAATTGTCGGTAAATGTAACGCATAAAGGCTCACAACCTGAAGTTATTGGTGCGCTGAATGCCACAACGGGCAAAGGTAATACGGTAACTGTAACAGTAGCCGTAACCGTAGGTGAACATCCGTCACTAGCTGTAACGGTGTATGTCGTGGTTACAGCAGGTGAAACCGTAAGTGGTGTTCCTGCACCTGCAGGTGCCCATGAATAGGTATATGGTCCGCCAGTTCCCAATGAGGCCAATGCCGAAATGCTGGTAGAGGCTCCCGGACAAATAGAAGCAGTACCGCTGGCAACCACAGTGAGTGGAGGATTAACAGTAACGGTAACGGTAGCCGGAGCAGAAGGACAACCATTTACATCTGTTGCGTTAACCGTGTAAATCGTTGTAGCAGCGGGAGTAGAAGTAGGGTTTGGAATATTTGTAAAGTCTAAT
This window of the Bacteroidota bacterium genome carries:
- a CDS encoding gliding motility-associated C-terminal domain-containing protein — its product is MKKIILLLTLLVSFYSKEAFAQPANDECATAQNIGTLPAPAACAGTAPQLGATMTIPGTLVGATPASPYVYQPGCAGGTMAVPANDVWYSFTASSYQAVITINSTFATPNIAMYSGTCGALGGGVGGCAVGSGGTVTLTVEQMVIGTTYYIQVSGATGETGTFNMIIRNNKDCSDCINATTYTATPLPVNGMYNPGQVVSFCYHISQYTQINTNWLHGVQLTFGSGWNLASLTTTPPAACQTTPAGGTWAYYPAGCTSSATGTTFGPGFYFDTPDAGTNPGDNFGDNCTGVLGAGTWNFCFTIAVANGCAPGSNLSVTVNTTGDGESGSWSSLGCLDDPASVLPAVGACCIPTMASTPTTCVGNDGTATATPVGVSGPYNYEWTNSVGTVVSSTSGVAGANTATGLLPGTYTVTILNTALSCEVTNTVTVTAGGGVIATPTAGSNSPVCIGSTLNLTATTVAGATYAWTGPNAFASALQNPSIASVTALAAGTYTVVATSGGCTASSTVVVVINPPPTVTVPANMTVCNGANIGASAYSSTPAGGTFTWTNSNTAIGLAASGVGNTPAFTATNLGAAPITATITVTPTVAGCLGTPNTYTITVNPTPVAPTALGTSICTNNSTTLTATAPGGTYEWFNAPGGTLLFTGASFTTPVLTANTTYYVQTTILGCTSPLTPVTVTIAPGLIVNAGLDDTICFGGNTTLNATPTGAGYTYSWAPAAGLSNTAISNPVANPATTTTYTVTITDPGGCVGTDDVTIYSDPEITLAIAGIDVTCNGACNGQTIVIPAGGTPAYSYAWSSGCAAASCSPLCIGTYTVTVTDSWGCTSSGTATVIEPTLLTASITASTPTTCNGVCDGTATAAGNGGTIGGGYAFSWNTVPVQATATATGLCAGTYTCTITDANGCTATTTATITEPSIVVIAPIVSPTICFGGTTNLVASASGGNGGPYAYTWSPATGLDFTNIANPNASPVATTIYTVNATDVNGCAAAPVNVTVTVNPPLSVIVSPAVSICPGASAPISATGSNGSGGPYVYSWSPATGLSNPAISNPSASPATTTTYTVTVTDGCSPAVTATVIVTVLPLPVVTFSGDILSGCSPVCVIFTDASTVAGGTITNWNWSFGDGTTFIGQNPPLHCYSNSGTTDALFTVGLTVTSSLGGCTSTDSYLNYITVFANPVAEFTASPNPATILEPTVNFTDQSTSTFPIVSWNWDFGDGSSGSTATNPSHDFPNIIEGSYNVTLTVVDGNGCIDDVSHTIIINPEFTFFIPNAFTPNGDGVNDFFQGQGVGIKKYEIMIFDRWGNMIWYTDDINKLWDGKANHGKDMAQQDVYVWKVKLTDVFDKKHNYTGTVTIVK